The DNA region AGGCattcttcttttcccaacCCATATATCACTGTGGTAAATAGAGGAAAAGAAATTACCAAAAAATCTAACATACTCCTTGAGGAAAGCTGTTATTCCCTTAATCCACACGCAAGACCCGAGaccccctcttcttggtggccttcttcttcttgagcccCTTCTCGAACGCTGTCGCCGAGATATGGTCACGGCCAACGTTGTCAAGGTCCTTGACCTTGTAGATTCTGATGATCCAGTTCTCGCTGGTAAAGGCCTCCTCCAGGGTGCTGAGGGAAGGACCAACCTCGGGCAGACGGGCTTGGCGCATGCGATCGACAGCCTGTCCTGGAGGGAACaggttgttgaagttgtAGTAGGACATCTTGTACCTATGAGACTGTTAACAAGTTGTATTGTGACATGAAAAAGATGACTGAAGCTTACATCAAGCTGTTCTTCATGGTCTCGGTAGCCTCGCCGTCAACACGATACTCGCCTCttggggtgaagaaggagcgcTCGCTGACCTCATCAGGCCAGATACCCTCAGCGATACGAACCATCCACAAAAACTTGTTGATATCGTCACCAGAATAGCCCAGAAGACCGCCAAAGACCACGAGAACATAGTCGACCTCGTGCTGGCGCATGATGGGGTAGCTGACCTCCTCGCGCGAGCTCATGGCTTTACCGACAGTGGCAATGTGTGTGTTGTTCCACGTGTTGTTGTCGACAAGAGTTGGGCGGTCAGCCATGCCACCAATTTGGTAACCATAATCCCACCACGACATAATCTTGGCGTCCTCCTTTGTGTTTTGGCGAAGCCACTGGTAGGCCTCACGGTAATCGTCAATAATGTGCTGGCTTCCATCAGGCATCCTGCTTGCCAGGACaacggagggagaggagtaTGCGTTGGACGTGACCCAGGTGCAGTGCATGACGAAAATGAGGAGGTAGATGGCCATAGcgcccaccatcaagatcttgGACCACAGGCCATAAATGCCAACAACGGGCTTGTTAGTGGACTTAAGACCAGACTTCgagcccttcttctcagcgGCCTCGGCGGCTTGCTGGTCCTCGGTAGGAGTCTTTGCGACAAGGtagttgttgaggatggtcGAGATGGCGATGGCACCAGCAACACAGACCACAGGGGTCAATGTAAGCATCAGGCGGACCATGACACCAGCGAAGTAGCTGCCAAAAACAGCGTACACAATGATGAACACATGCTCATCAGCAAGCTCCTGGAAACAGAGGTAGACACCAACAGGGAAGACGAAAATAAGCAGGTTGAGGTCAAAGAAGAAAGCTGGCCAGGCGGTGGGCTGATGCTCAGAGACGGAGGCAATGATGGGAATGTGGATCTTAGCATATCCGGTATCCCAAAGTGAGTAGAAACGTCCGCTCCACGGGGCGATAATACCGGCGCTGGTGGCAATCACCAGAGCCGCAAGAGACAGAACGAAGATACCGCCAGCAAAGATCCAGAGGAATGTCTGGAACTGACGGCTGGGAATGGCTGACCGGACATAGTCCAAAAAagcgaggagctggaggaagcCGAAAATACCAAGGGCAGGCATGTGCTCGCTGGTCTTGACAGGCAAGAAACCAACAAAGGGAATCTGCATGCTGGCCAGTGTGCCCAGGGCATACCAGGTAGTGTACGAAACGTATAGCCTGGTGCTGTAGCGGCCCATGAGGATAAGGACGAAGGcgtgaaggggaagaaggcagGTAATGAAGGCATAACCACCCCAGGAGGCGACCATGTAACCGTAAAACAGGGCGCAGAAAGCACCCCACAGCATGGAACCCTGCTTCAAGGCCTTGATCCAGAGATAGAAGGTGAAGACGAGCAGGAAAATCGCAATGGCTTCGTTGTCGTAGCTGCCAGCAACTGATCGAGAGATGTAGCCGGGGGCGATGCCCATAAACAGAGCAGCCAGGAGGCCGGCCGAGTTGTATGTTGTCATTTCATTGGTGAGGAGATAGGCGGCAATAGCCGTAAGGCCGGAGAAAGCGGGCGCGAGAAGAACGCAGACGTTGCGAATATCGACGGGAATCGTGAAGGCGCGGAGGGCGTGCCAGATAGCACCGCTGGTTACCATGAGGCCAGGGTAGAGGGTACCACCCGTGACACGGCCCAGGGGATGCCATGTTCGGTCATCGAACCAGTCCCAGAAGTTGTAGAAGCCATTTGCGACGAGATATTTTGTGGCGCGGAAGTTGAACCAAGGGTCGACTGGAAGGGTGTTAGTATATCTTGATATATTGGGCAGAGGACGCGAGGGGGCCGCAGCGCAACGCATATGGGAGACTGACATTCGTGGATAATACTTTCGAAACCTAGGAAACAAGCAGCATGTTAGCAATGCAATTGACGAACTATGGGATACACAGGACCCAGAGAAGCACAGAAACAGCCCCAGTGAAGCAGCCGCGAGCTTGCTGTCCAGCCATGATAGCTTCCTCCATGCCCAGGGAACACCTACGAATGACGGAAAACAGGCGGCTTGCGATTGAGGCGCcggcgatgagggcgaggatAATGACCCGCAGCACGCTGCGAGTACTTTTCCCCTTGCCCACATCGGCTAGCATTTCAAGTGTTTCGGCCGACATGGTGGCCTGCAGTTGGCGTTGTGCTTCCTCTCGTCGGTGGGAGTTGAGGAGAGGCTGCAACAGGTTCAAATTACCCAGAGCATCGCTGTCGAGTTGGAGAGGACAGTTTGGAGCTTTGCTGCATCATGGTCCAGGGCCAGTCTTGGCACTCGTTATTGGACCGAGCCAGGGGTACACAAGCCCCACCGTTCCCGCCGTTCTGCCATATTCTGCCAGGGCGGTCAGAGAAAGTGATGCCGCATTTGGTCTCAGCAACACTTGGCATCAACATTGAATTTCCCTGCCAGCAGCTGCCATGGATATCATATTCATTGATAATGGGGGGTAATTTGGAGAAAGCACACCGTCAACGTCGGCATGGGCTAGTATGCACTTGAACAGCCCGTTATGGCCGTTGCCTGACCCCAGGTCGACGTAGGAAACCGAATTAGAGGCATGTCACGCTCACAACGGACAAGGGCACAAGAGCACGATAAGACAAACAGTGGTGGGCGTCCAGACAGCGGGTATCATATATCTGGCAACGTCTATGGGCTTCCCTGGACAGTTTCCTTAGCCCCGGCCGAATCAATCGGTCCCTACCAAGACGCCGCCATAGATGCGCAAGCATCGACAGGCGCAACTAGCATTCCATGTGGAATCACCTCCGAGAGACCTCCAATGTGGGTGTTTAGTGCAGAGCTTTGATTCGGTAGCAGTAAAGCTACCTAGCCGCATCGAAAAATCATTGACCTCGTAAACACCCCAAAACCCTAAAAGCAGATAACCCTGGGATGATGCAGTGTGCTGAGTGAAAGACCTTTTTTTAACCGCGCCGCTGGTGCCCTAGTACAACCGTCCCATTATCCTCGAAACGCCAATTTAAGCCTGCAAACCCTGTCAGCACTCAGCTCCTCATAGATTACTGACATATCCCACGGTTCCTTCATACCTTGACGGCGAACTTCCGCTGGGGGAAGTGAGTCTGgcgcttcttggtcttctcaAGAGTTCTGGAGGCGTCCTCGGGAGaaagacggcggcggatggCACGAGTCTGCTTGGCGCggaggtcgagggggaggtaCTTCTTGTTCTTATAGAAGAGGCGGAGCTGAGCGCGTTGCTTGGCGTTAATGATGGTCAGAACGCGGGCAATCGACTTGCGGAGATCGTGGCTATTCATCCATCACACATGTCAGCCCATCTTGTCCTCATTCGTCCTTTCCAACTCTCTCGGTATTTCGTTTCGGGGGTTCGTGGTGGCTCGGAAGTCGTCGGTAACGTACATCTTGGTAAGCTTGGTGCCGGAAGAAACGATCTTCTGGATGCGAAGCTGGCCCAACTCCGTCTTGAGCTCACCGAGCTGCTTGGTGAGCTCGTCCTTGTTCTTAGACCATAATTGgccagccttgaccttgccggAAGACTGTCGCACGGTGATGTTAGCCAAACCGGTCGCTCAGCTTTTTTTCGTGGTGACGATGCGACCTGCCCCCAATCGAACAAGTCAAGGAGGGCTCATCAATCGAAAAGATTGATAGGTCAGCATAACGACAGCAAGGGACCGTATCTCTCTTACCATCGTGTGGGATTTTGTCGTCGAGTCGAAAGGGCGATGGGCGACGGTTCCGTTGACTGCAGCGAGTCTTAGTATCCAGGGAGCAAAGGCTTTCGTAGGTACCAAACACTCAGTCCAGCAAAATCTTGAGTGGGTGTGGATGCCAAAATCGCCAAACAGGGCGGAAAACCCTACGCCGGCAGCTGGTCTGTGCGCACTGTTCTGCCTGAGGCGCAGACCCACCCGAAAATCCGAAAGCGGCTAGCTTGGGGTTTGGTGCTTTTCGAACTTGCGCACAATCAGGTTGCCAATCGCCCATTTCAAAAtctccagcagcagtcaAGTTGACGACCGACCACGAAAACCTACTAACCTCACCACACAGCCCAAGTCCAAAATGTCGGCTCCCACGACGAAGACCTTTGGCAAGTCCACTCGGTCGGTGCCTGCGCCGGCTGAGAAGGCCCAGAAATGGTACCctgctgaggatgaggccAAGCCGCGTCAGGTACGTTGATATCTCGATGCATTCATGTTGCGAGCGATGGATCGGCCCGGAGACTGTTCTCGATTGCGATTGTGGCGTGTGGGAAGCCAATTCGACATGTTGGCGGGGGGAGGCACGGCAAATCTACCTTCATGGCCCGAACGAAATTTACGACACCGCGAAAATGGAGACAGACAAGATCGGGATATCGTCAAGTGGCGCATCTACGTCGAAATGGGTCATATATCGCACGGAAACGAGGCACAGCACTGGGAAAACACTGGGAACGGCTGTCTTGGGAGAAACAAATGTTTTGGATATGGCATCGTGATTCTAACATGGCTTCTATAATCAGGTCCGCAAGACCATCCGCCCCTGGACTCCCCGCCAGACTCTTGTCCCCGGTACCGTCCTGATCCTCCTCGCTGGTCGCTTCCGTGGCAAGCGCGTCGTCCTGCTCAAGACCCTCGACCAGGGTGTTCTGCTCGTTACCGGCCCCTTCAAGATTAACGGTGTTCCCCTTCGCCGCGTCAACTCCAGATATGTCATCGCCACATCATACAAGGTTGACCTTACCGGTCTCGATGaggccaagattgaggaggttgccAAGCCCAAGTACTTCACCGCCGACAAGGCTCAGCAGAAGGCTGGCGAGGAGGCTTTCTTCAAGCAGGGAGAGAAGCCCCAGGTACGAATTTCCGAGATACCGGACGTGTGTGAGAGTGTTGGAGCTGACATACGTGAAACtacagaagaaggaggttaCCAGCAGTCGGGCGGCTGACCAGAAGGCCATCGACAAGGCCTTGAtcgccaacatcaagaaggtcGACCTTCTTGCCAGCTACCTCGCCTCCTCTTTCAGCCTTCGCAAGGGCGACAAGCCCCATGAGATGAAGTGGTAGAGGGAGCCAAGTGGGTTTTGATGGGAGGTCTTGACGGCGCGGGTTTCGGGATGGCTTAACCAATTGCATTTGGACGTTTGGCAGTTCTCGGTCCATACGGCGTCTGTAATGAAGGGTTTACAGTCATCAAGAACACAAAACCACTGGGCTTTGCAAAAAGGATCGGAGCCCTGAACAACAACTGGGTTTTAGAACACACGGGATGTCCACGGTGATCTGTACATGGAAACTAGTGATATTTGCACTGGGAATGGCAGATACCAGCCCAGCCAACCCGATGACGAACGACagacaaacaaaacaaataCCCCACGAGGCAGAAGACTAGCATTTGTGGCGTCACATGAAAGTTATCTGCGTGTTGTATGTTAGTTGTGCATTTGGCAGAGTGCTCTCAGACAATCCGTTCCTCATACCTATCACATTAATGTTTCTCTCCACGGTCTGCGTTTTTGTGAACAACCTCCTTATTCACTTGTTTCTCGGCAATATCAAGATTGGCAGTCGTTGTTTGCGGAGGACCTTTGACTGTATAAGTGCACCTTGATGACTCGATGTTGAATCTAGGAGGAtccgggttagggttgaggAGTGACATCAGCCGACCAGCACTTGAAATGCAACCGAAGCCACGCCCCATTAAGGTACCTACACTACGCATACCTCGACCTGGCCTTCCAAAGAGGTTCTAGCAGAGCTGTTGAAC from Podospora pseudoanserina strain CBS 124.78 chromosome 1, whole genome shotgun sequence includes:
- the STT3 gene encoding oligosaccharyl transferase stt3 subunit (COG:O; EggNog:ENOG503NV6G; CAZy:GT66; BUSCO:EOG09260TVA), encoding MSAETLEMLADVGKGKSTRSVLRVIILALIAGASIASRLFSVILDPWFNFRATKYLVANGFYNFWDWFDDRTWHPLGRVTGGTLYPGLMVTSGAIWHALRAFTIPVDIRNVCVLLAPAFSGLTAIAAYLLTNEMTTYNSAGLLAALFMGIAPGYISRSVAGSYDNEAIAIFLLVFTFYLWIKALKQGSMLWGAFCALFYGYMVASWGGYAFITCLLPLHAFVLILMGRYSTRLYVSYTTWYALGTLASMQIPFVGFLPVKTSEHMPALGIFGFLQLLAFLDYVRSAIPSRQFQTFLWIFAGGIFVLSLAALVIATSAGIIAPWSGRFYSLWDTGYAKIHIPIIASVSEHQPTAWPAFFFDLNLLIFVFPVGVYLCFQELADEHVFIIVYAVFGSYFAGVMVRLMLTLTPVVCVAGAIAISTILNNYLVAKTPTEDQQAAEAAEKKGSKSGLKSTNKPVVGIYGLWSKILMVGAMAIYLLIFVMHCTWVTSNAYSSPSVVLASRMPDGSQHIIDDYREAYQWLRQNTKEDAKIMSWWDYGYQIGGMADRPTLVDNNTWNNTHIATVGKAMSSREEVSYPIMRQHEVDYVLVVFGGLLGYSGDDINKFLWMVRIAEGIWPDEVSERSFFTPRGEYRVDGEATETMKNSLMYKMSYYNFNNLFPPGQAVDRMRQARLPEVGPSLSTLEEAFTSENWIIRIYKVKDLDNVGRDHISATAFEKGLKKKKATKKRGSRVLRVD
- the rpl35 gene encoding 60S ribosomal protein L35, L29 (BUSCO:EOG09265FTY; COG:J; EggNog:ENOG503P3ZG); its protein translation is MSSGKVKAGQLWSKNKDELTKQLGELKTELGQLRIQKIVSSGTKLTKIHDLRKSIARVLTIINAKQRAQLRLFYKNKKYLPLDLRAKQTRAIRRRLSPEDASRTLEKTKKRQTHFPQRKFAVKA
- the RPL6 gene encoding 60S ribosomal protein L6 (COG:J; EggNog:ENOG503NYQG), whose translation is MSAPTTKTFGKSTRSVPAPAEKAQKWYPAEDEAKPRQVRKTIRPWTPRQTLVPGTVLILLAGRFRGKRVVLLKTLDQGVLLVTGPFKINGVPLRRVNSRYVIATSYKVDLTGLDEAKIEEVAKPKYFTADKAQQKAGEEAFFKQGEKPQKKEVTSSRAADQKAIDKALIANIKKVDLLASYLASSFSLRKGDKPHEMKW